In Planctomycetia bacterium, a genomic segment contains:
- a CDS encoding ATP-binding protein produces the protein MDSALFERLLYEEESTTLDFKKEQYRFVKASEDEKTELLKDILGFSNAWRRSDAYILIGVEEVRGGRANVIGIPAPDQLDDHSLQQFVNNLTNRPIRFHYEAFTYEGKQVGIIRIEQQPKPLFLKRDYGPLKKNEVYVRRGSSTDPTKPAGPDEIAQMGQSSAPEAAQLLVEFAEIERDDSLGNKVAWDAEYCEMPSMTSIPDLATQRQRITGLAIDLSAIHFDPLHRINDDYFRELANYEFATRLLRPIRVVVKNVGQIAANSVRIELTVPADIGAILIDPSDFPDPPKRHRNFPADSVMKGIRPAFRRDPGEVEIDRNDDRFRVAIDCGDLQPGRRAWSDTFYVGKRESGELALNGQVFADNLPQPKDFALTIAVNVTQRSMSVAELCALPEPTESNQ, from the coding sequence ATGGACTCCGCGCTGTTTGAGCGGCTTCTATACGAGGAAGAAAGCACTACGCTCGATTTCAAGAAGGAGCAGTATCGCTTTGTCAAAGCCAGCGAGGACGAAAAGACAGAGCTTCTCAAAGATATTCTCGGCTTCTCAAATGCGTGGCGTCGTTCCGATGCATACATCCTTATCGGTGTCGAGGAGGTGAGAGGCGGACGAGCTAATGTTATTGGAATTCCCGCGCCCGACCAGCTTGACGATCACTCGTTGCAGCAGTTTGTTAACAACCTGACGAACCGCCCGATCCGCTTCCACTACGAGGCGTTCACTTACGAAGGCAAGCAGGTTGGGATCATTCGCATCGAACAGCAGCCCAAGCCTTTGTTTCTCAAGAGGGACTACGGCCCCCTCAAGAAAAACGAAGTATACGTGCGGCGAGGTAGTTCGACAGATCCCACAAAGCCCGCCGGTCCGGATGAAATTGCTCAGATGGGCCAGAGTTCAGCACCGGAAGCTGCCCAGCTACTTGTAGAGTTCGCTGAGATCGAACGGGATGATTCACTTGGCAACAAAGTCGCTTGGGATGCCGAGTACTGCGAAATGCCCTCAATGACATCGATTCCGGACTTGGCGACCCAGCGACAGCGCATAACGGGCTTGGCCATCGACCTGTCCGCGATACACTTCGATCCACTGCACCGGATCAATGACGACTATTTTCGGGAATTGGCAAACTACGAATTTGCAACGCGCCTACTGCGCCCGATCCGTGTCGTCGTGAAGAATGTCGGACAAATCGCCGCAAACAGCGTCCGCATAGAATTGACTGTTCCAGCCGACATCGGCGCGATTCTGATCGATCCATCGGATTTCCCCGATCCGCCCAAGCGACATCGCAACTTCCCGGCGGATTCCGTGATGAAGGGCATCCGTCCAGCATTTCGGCGCGATCCGGGCGAAGTGGAAATCGACAGGAACGATGATCGCTTCCGCGTCGCAATTGACTGCGGAGACCTTCAACCTGGACGGCGCGCTTGGTCGGACACATTCTATGTAGGCAAACGAGAATCAGGCGAACTTGCCTTGAATGGGCAGGTATTTGCCGACAATCTGCCGCAGCCCAAGGATTTCGCGTTAACGATAGCTGTAAACGTCACGCAACGAAGCATGTCCGTGGCCGAATTGTGTGCGTTGCCCGAACCCACGGAATCGAACCAATGA
- a CDS encoding DEAD/DEAH box helicase family protein, whose translation MKLQFDANQPFQLDAIAALTDVFDGQPQGAPEYAVINMGDWGAAGDLLAGQERTELGVGNQMLLSADKLLANVRAIQTRNDIEVSDLATPLESWDLFDAPANVARACPHFSVEMETGTGKTYVYLRTVFELSRRYGFQKFIIVVPSVAIREGVLKNIEITAEHFRALYNNLPFEHFVYDAKKVNRLRQFAISNTLQILVINIDAFRKNFTGTEAEQKSNVIYKESDRLSGRQPIEFVQAARPIVIIDEPQSVDSTEKAQEAIRALNPLCTLRYSATHRNPYNLVYRLDPVRAFELRLVKQIVVGSAVADGGANDAFVRVEKIDYKTGIKAKLRIHVQTPDGPKEKSVTVKNGADLYSVSEERAAYRQGFEIAEINAEPGSEYIRFTSGRVMKLGEESGGMRDDVWRAQIKHTVKKHLEKELQLRERGVKVLSLFFIDRVANYRDYNGDGKPVMGKFAEAFEAALAEFAKEERYKGLPLFKHAVEKLHDGYFAQDKKGVLKDTRGDTQADDEVYNLIMKDKERLLAEEEPLRFIFSHSALREGWDNPNVFQICTLNETRSALKKRQEIGRGLRLPVNQHGQRVFDDSINKLFVMANESYEDFAKALQTEYEDDCGVTFGKVPITAIARLTQVIEGEQKPIGREAAEAIKKALVGQKMIDGEGRLQPAFDPKRPEFKIELPAPHKELAPAVVDLLASYQIERHIRQEKQEGANRLRKEVALSPEFKALWDRIKPKTMYRVEFKTDELVGAAVATIKKMPRIEAARIRVTAGQVGVVRGGVTATAISAAEEQVAFGNRPVPDVLAYLQNETELTRSTLVRILKESGRLSEFFVDPQRFMDAVAGILKHELHRLLVDGIKYEKIGGKGPDSEWEMLLFKNEELINYLTALQVQHSVYEYVVYDSEVEREFARKLDQREDIKVFVKLPNWFEIDTPVGKYNPDWAIVKHDGQALYLVRETKGTKDFLKLRTSEADKVRCGQKHFETLGVPFNVVVSADEV comes from the coding sequence ATGAAACTGCAATTCGACGCCAACCAGCCGTTCCAGCTTGACGCGATTGCCGCGCTCACCGACGTGTTCGACGGCCAGCCGCAGGGCGCGCCAGAATATGCCGTCATCAACATGGGCGATTGGGGCGCGGCGGGCGACCTGCTTGCCGGCCAGGAGCGGACCGAGCTAGGCGTCGGCAATCAGATGCTGCTGTCTGCCGACAAGCTGCTTGCCAATGTCCGCGCCATCCAGACGCGCAACGACATCGAGGTGTCCGATCTGGCTACGCCGCTGGAATCGTGGGATCTTTTCGACGCGCCGGCAAACGTCGCGCGGGCCTGCCCGCACTTCTCCGTCGAGATGGAGACCGGAACGGGCAAGACCTACGTCTATCTGCGCACGGTGTTCGAGCTTTCCCGCCGCTACGGTTTTCAGAAGTTCATCATCGTCGTGCCGAGCGTTGCGATTCGCGAGGGCGTGCTCAAGAACATCGAGATTACCGCCGAGCACTTCCGGGCGCTCTACAACAACCTACCTTTCGAGCACTTCGTTTACGACGCCAAGAAAGTCAATCGTTTACGCCAGTTCGCGATCAGCAATACGCTCCAGATTCTCGTCATCAACATCGACGCCTTCCGCAAGAACTTCACCGGTACCGAAGCCGAACAGAAGAGCAACGTCATCTACAAGGAAAGCGACCGGCTTTCCGGCCGGCAGCCGATTGAATTCGTCCAAGCGGCGCGGCCTATCGTCATCATCGACGAGCCGCAGAGCGTCGATTCGACCGAGAAGGCCCAGGAGGCCATTCGGGCGCTGAATCCGCTTTGCACGCTCCGCTACTCTGCAACGCACCGCAATCCGTACAACCTCGTATACCGGCTCGACCCCGTGCGGGCCTTCGAGCTTCGCCTCGTCAAGCAGATCGTGGTCGGCAGCGCCGTTGCCGACGGCGGCGCCAACGATGCCTTCGTCCGCGTCGAGAAGATCGACTACAAGACCGGCATCAAGGCCAAGCTGCGCATCCACGTCCAAACGCCGGATGGACCCAAGGAGAAATCCGTCACAGTGAAGAACGGCGCCGACCTTTACTCCGTTTCTGAGGAGCGCGCCGCCTACCGTCAAGGCTTTGAGATCGCGGAGATAAACGCCGAGCCGGGGAGCGAGTACATCCGCTTCACCAGCGGCCGCGTGATGAAGCTGGGGGAGGAATCCGGCGGGATGCGAGACGACGTGTGGCGGGCGCAAATCAAGCACACGGTCAAGAAGCACCTAGAAAAGGAGCTTCAACTCCGCGAGCGCGGCGTAAAGGTGTTGAGCCTGTTTTTCATCGACCGCGTGGCCAACTACCGCGATTACAACGGAGACGGCAAACCGGTGATGGGAAAGTTTGCCGAGGCGTTTGAAGCGGCGCTCGCCGAATTCGCCAAGGAGGAACGCTACAAGGGACTGCCGCTGTTCAAGCACGCTGTCGAAAAACTGCATGACGGCTACTTCGCCCAGGACAAGAAGGGCGTGCTGAAAGACACGCGCGGCGATACCCAAGCAGACGACGAGGTTTACAACCTCATCATGAAGGACAAGGAGCGGTTGCTCGCAGAGGAAGAACCGCTTCGCTTCATTTTCAGCCATTCGGCCCTGCGCGAGGGTTGGGACAATCCCAACGTCTTTCAGATTTGCACACTGAATGAGACGCGCTCGGCGCTCAAGAAGCGGCAGGAGATCGGCCGCGGGCTGCGCCTGCCGGTTAACCAACACGGGCAGCGTGTGTTCGACGATTCGATCAACAAACTGTTCGTCATGGCGAACGAGAGCTATGAAGACTTCGCGAAGGCGCTCCAGACGGAGTACGAGGACGATTGCGGCGTGACGTTCGGAAAGGTGCCGATTACTGCCATCGCCCGGCTGACTCAGGTTATCGAGGGCGAGCAGAAGCCTATCGGCCGAGAGGCCGCCGAGGCCATCAAGAAGGCGCTCGTCGGTCAGAAGATGATCGACGGGGAAGGGCGCTTGCAGCCTGCATTCGATCCGAAGCGGCCGGAATTCAAGATCGAACTGCCCGCGCCGCACAAGGAGCTTGCCCCGGCCGTCGTGGACCTGCTCGCGAGCTACCAGATTGAGCGGCACATCCGCCAGGAGAAGCAGGAAGGCGCAAACCGGCTCCGCAAGGAAGTCGCACTCAGCCCGGAATTCAAGGCGTTGTGGGATCGGATCAAGCCCAAGACGATGTATCGCGTCGAGTTTAAGACCGACGAGCTTGTCGGCGCCGCAGTCGCAACGATCAAGAAGATGCCCAGGATCGAGGCGGCGAGAATTCGCGTGACGGCCGGACAGGTGGGAGTCGTCCGAGGCGGCGTAACCGCGACTGCCATAAGCGCCGCCGAGGAACAGGTCGCATTTGGCAACCGGCCTGTGCCCGACGTGCTTGCCTATCTTCAGAACGAAACGGAACTGACCCGCTCGACGCTTGTCCGGATTCTCAAAGAATCCGGCCGGCTGTCTGAATTCTTCGTGGACCCGCAGCGCTTCATGGATGCCGTCGCCGGCATCCTCAAGCACGAACTTCACCGGCTGCTTGTGGACGGAATCAAGTACGAGAAGATCGGCGGAAAGGGGCCGGATTCCGAATGGGAAATGCTGCTTTTCAAGAACGAGGAGTTGATTAACTACCTCACCGCGCTCCAGGTCCAGCACTCGGTATACGAGTACGTCGTCTATGACTCTGAAGTCGAACGCGAATTCGCTCGCAAACTGGATCAGCGCGAGGACATCAAGGTATTCGTCAAATTGCCCAACTGGTTCGAGATCGACACACCCGTCGGCAAGTACAATCCCGATTGGGCCATCGTGAAGCACGACGGCCAAGCCCTCTACCTGGTCCGCGAGACCAAGGGCACGAAGGACTTCCTGAAACTCCGCACGAGCGAAGCAGACAAGGTCCGCTGCGGACAAAAGCACTTCGAGACGCTCGGCGTGCCGTTCAATGTGGTTGTGTCTGCGGATGAGGTGTAA
- a CDS encoding toll/interleukin-1 receptor domain-containing protein, whose translation MREIVVNGVLSIHEGWDYDNWDGGTYGHAVTLTVPEDIFLRLIDTKDEAQSRIASDLNKLDNTRNEHVSQVFIEMSTAEQDRWREESGVYRPPMASHSVPADALKRIWGPYHVRVFLSHKATVKVETSQLKQSLAQCGIGAFVAHEDIEPTQEWQKEIERALFSMDALVALLSADFHDSNWTDQEVGVAIGRGVPLIAVRLGLDPYGLMGKGQGLGGSSWKETDAIALKVFDLLGKRLSDQSRLFECAIAAYSQSHSWAESAWSIKHLLATFRELSASQVDRLLAAYRANPQNKYSFDGMDLLRPLLKQWTGKDWIVSDNELVLPQPAEREIPF comes from the coding sequence TTGCGCGAGATCGTCGTAAACGGTGTCCTCTCCATTCATGAAGGCTGGGACTATGACAACTGGGATGGCGGCACGTACGGCCATGCCGTCACTCTTACCGTTCCCGAAGACATTTTCCTGCGCCTCATCGATACGAAAGACGAGGCTCAGTCGCGGATCGCGTCAGACCTGAACAAGCTCGACAACACCCGGAATGAGCATGTGAGCCAGGTATTCATCGAGATGAGCACCGCTGAGCAGGATCGATGGCGGGAGGAGTCGGGGGTCTATCGGCCGCCGATGGCTTCACACTCTGTGCCAGCAGACGCGCTCAAGCGCATTTGGGGGCCGTATCACGTGCGCGTATTTCTGAGTCACAAGGCGACCGTCAAGGTTGAGACCTCTCAATTGAAGCAATCACTTGCCCAATGCGGGATCGGCGCCTTTGTAGCGCATGAGGACATTGAGCCGACGCAGGAATGGCAAAAGGAGATTGAGCGAGCGCTATTCAGCATGGATGCCCTCGTAGCCCTGTTGTCCGCCGATTTCCACGACAGCAACTGGACCGATCAGGAGGTGGGAGTCGCAATCGGCCGCGGCGTTCCTCTCATCGCCGTAAGACTTGGCCTGGACCCCTACGGACTCATGGGAAAGGGACAAGGACTTGGCGGCAGTTCCTGGAAGGAGACCGACGCGATTGCGCTCAAGGTGTTCGATTTGCTCGGCAAGCGCCTCTCGGACCAATCGCGATTGTTCGAATGCGCCATTGCTGCCTATTCTCAATCGCATAGTTGGGCAGAATCGGCATGGAGTATCAAGCACCTGCTGGCAACGTTTCGCGAGCTTTCCGCAAGTCAGGTTGATCGGCTGCTCGCCGCATATCGCGCGAATCCCCAGAACAAATACTCGTTCGATGGAATGGACTTGCTACGTCCGCTTCTGAAGCAATGGACTGGGAAGGATTGGATCGTAAGCGACAACGAGCTGGTATTGCCGCAGCCCGCCGAGAGGGAGATTCCATTCTGA
- a CDS encoding UvrD-helicase domain-containing protein — translation METIDVAACPGSGKTTVLVAKLAILAERWHYRTRGICVLSHTNVARREIEARLGNTSAGRALLSYPHFVGTIHAFVNEFMALPRLRSLGYPIKLINTEISQRRRWSTLSPQIRSGLDNNRHGPSILSVTDAHFGVGALRWGKGNLGPQTPTYSALTAACRNSIQQGYHCYEEMFVWANDLLSTMPKITSMLRGRFPLLFVDEAQDNSEEQSSILYRVFMQGAGAVTRQRFGDANQAIFNFVGQAGATTDPFPDDNIKRDLPNSHRFGEQIAHFANPLGLCPCGLAGHGPKHPLVSGATDAPHTLFLFGDERIALVLDAYADVLLETFSDEELCQGSFVAVGQVHKDGGDDHRPRHVGHYWSEYDPELAGIDPTPRTFVQHVLMGQATAASIGEAFPVVEKIAQGLLRLAVTAPGTTGTRARRHSHRYVLELLECDPRIRSCYSLLLSRFAFKRKQLTRQAWATRWRDAVRRIGVCIAGTALSNPDADAFLEWPTDANALSVRASGVGSQDNIYRYCKNGREVAIRCGSIHSVKGETHTGALVAETYWHDHNLESIKAWLLGDCSGADGKGVRIQGRLKLHYVAMTRPTHLMCLAMKKSTFLNTQGELDAAAVAKLAAGGWRIKDL, via the coding sequence ATGGAGACGATTGACGTTGCCGCCTGTCCGGGAAGCGGCAAAACGACCGTGCTTGTGGCCAAGCTGGCAATTCTCGCGGAGAGATGGCATTACCGAACACGCGGTATTTGTGTGCTGTCTCATACGAACGTCGCACGTCGGGAGATCGAAGCGAGGCTTGGCAACACATCGGCGGGACGCGCCCTTTTGTCGTACCCACACTTTGTTGGAACAATTCATGCATTTGTCAATGAATTCATGGCACTTCCGCGGCTACGTTCACTCGGGTATCCCATCAAGCTCATCAACACAGAGATAAGCCAGAGACGGCGATGGAGCACCTTGTCGCCACAGATTCGCAGCGGGCTGGATAACAACCGGCATGGTCCCTCAATTCTCTCGGTCACGGACGCGCACTTTGGAGTCGGAGCGCTGCGATGGGGGAAAGGTAATCTAGGCCCCCAAACACCTACATATTCTGCGCTAACTGCGGCATGCCGCAATTCGATCCAACAGGGCTACCACTGTTACGAGGAGATGTTCGTTTGGGCAAACGACCTGCTTTCAACCATGCCCAAAATCACATCGATGTTACGCGGCCGCTTTCCTCTACTGTTCGTCGATGAGGCACAAGACAACAGTGAGGAACAGTCGTCGATTCTGTATCGCGTATTCATGCAAGGCGCCGGGGCGGTTACTCGCCAGCGTTTTGGCGATGCCAATCAAGCAATCTTCAATTTCGTAGGGCAAGCTGGAGCGACAACAGACCCGTTCCCGGATGACAATATCAAGCGAGACTTGCCTAACAGCCATCGTTTTGGCGAACAGATCGCCCACTTTGCCAATCCGTTGGGCCTGTGCCCCTGTGGGTTGGCAGGGCATGGACCCAAACATCCGCTTGTATCCGGTGCCACAGACGCGCCGCATACCCTTTTTCTATTTGGGGATGAGCGAATCGCCTTGGTGCTTGATGCCTATGCCGACGTACTCCTTGAGACCTTTTCAGACGAGGAGCTGTGCCAAGGATCATTCGTAGCAGTAGGCCAAGTACACAAGGACGGCGGTGATGATCATCGTCCGCGTCACGTTGGACATTACTGGTCTGAATATGATCCGGAACTTGCCGGAATCGACCCGACGCCTCGTACATTCGTTCAGCATGTACTCATGGGCCAAGCAACAGCTGCCTCCATCGGCGAGGCATTTCCCGTCGTTGAGAAAATCGCACAAGGATTGCTGCGTCTTGCTGTAACGGCACCCGGCACGACGGGTACACGAGCCCGTCGGCATTCGCATCGCTACGTCCTCGAATTGTTGGAGTGCGATCCGCGGATTCGATCATGCTACTCACTGCTTCTCTCGCGCTTTGCCTTCAAGAGAAAACAACTGACGCGCCAGGCATGGGCGACTCGCTGGCGCGACGCCGTCCGAAGGATCGGCGTGTGCATCGCCGGCACAGCACTATCGAATCCAGATGCCGACGCATTCCTAGAGTGGCCTACCGATGCAAACGCGCTTTCAGTGAGGGCATCCGGTGTCGGGAGCCAGGACAACATCTACCGATATTGCAAGAATGGCAGAGAAGTAGCGATACGCTGTGGCTCCATACACTCGGTCAAAGGCGAGACGCATACCGGGGCTTTAGTTGCAGAGACGTATTGGCATGATCACAACCTTGAATCGATAAAAGCGTGGTTGCTCGGCGATTGCAGTGGCGCGGATGGCAAAGGAGTTAGAATTCAAGGCCGATTGAAGCTTCACTACGTTGCCATGACTCGTCCGACGCACCTCATGTGCCTAGCGATGAAAAAGAGCACATTCTTGAACACCCAAGGCGAACTTGATGCCGCAGCTGTAGCGAAACTTGCGGCGGGAGGCTGGCGCATCAAAGACCTTTAG
- a CDS encoding AAA family ATPase, with the protein MHLAEITIENFRCFGSDSERIVIPIRPGLTALVGENDAGKSAVIDALRFALGTTDQDWYRLDDADFHGSDTSREIKIVCTFKGLRPADQRAFIEYLTYGDSDGPIVIVNWTAKDTGEVRKGRPYRRVTVHAGKDGQGPTFAPEVRDLLRATYLRPLRDAEQALAAGRGSRLAQVLRHSDQIKTGENECDLARPLKEQGLSVLGIAKLVEALLREQQGVKGTRDAIDQHLTQFSLHGDGIKSMIDVRGSTMSEPARILELLERLDLRLDGTGRLGLGSNNILFMACELLLLARDDEGSKLLLIEEPEAHLHAQRQLRAMKFLQEEAKQKGIQVLVTTHSPNLASALDLNNIVMLSSRRAFPMSEKFTELAPSDYRFLQRFLDVTKANLFFARGVMIVEGDAENILLPTLARLIGRDFTEHGVSIVNVGGVGLRRYARIFQRKGVTDQTHYLNVPVACVTDMDVMPDCAGNITNKAVPTKGSLGASGLDARRATLREKASGQCVQTFVADQWTLEYDLAFSGLAKDVFLAARLSKRDEALDDAKLTAESEAGEEAFAALENEAKTLVNGNKAEGCTYEEVVASMVYAAFSKGTKASKAIAAQHLARKLEDAVEKGVMTRADLRSKLPQYLVEAIEYVTPIPAAETPPDATGTT; encoded by the coding sequence ATGCATCTTGCCGAAATCACGATCGAGAATTTTCGCTGTTTCGGGAGCGACTCCGAACGAATTGTTATCCCAATTCGCCCGGGGCTTACTGCTTTGGTTGGAGAAAACGATGCAGGCAAGAGCGCGGTAATCGACGCACTGCGATTCGCACTTGGAACAACCGATCAAGATTGGTACCGGCTTGACGATGCCGATTTCCACGGCAGCGACACGTCACGAGAGATTAAAATTGTCTGCACGTTCAAAGGACTACGCCCCGCCGATCAACGAGCATTCATCGAATACTTGACCTACGGAGATAGCGATGGGCCAATCGTTATCGTGAATTGGACGGCAAAAGACACCGGCGAGGTCAGAAAGGGACGGCCGTATCGGCGTGTTACGGTACACGCAGGCAAGGACGGACAAGGCCCGACTTTTGCACCCGAGGTGCGGGACTTGCTGCGCGCTACCTACTTACGACCCCTCCGGGATGCGGAACAGGCGCTCGCTGCTGGCCGGGGCTCTCGGCTTGCCCAAGTGCTGCGTCATTCAGATCAGATCAAGACGGGCGAGAATGAGTGTGACCTGGCGCGTCCGTTGAAGGAACAGGGCCTGAGCGTGCTGGGAATCGCCAAATTGGTCGAAGCACTGCTGCGAGAGCAGCAAGGCGTCAAGGGAACACGCGATGCGATTGACCAGCATCTAACGCAATTCTCGCTTCACGGCGACGGAATCAAGAGCATGATCGACGTTCGCGGTTCCACGATGTCGGAACCCGCGAGAATTCTTGAGCTTCTGGAAAGGCTTGATCTGCGCCTTGATGGTACTGGGCGGCTCGGACTCGGATCAAACAACATCCTTTTCATGGCCTGCGAGCTTCTCCTATTGGCGCGAGATGATGAAGGAAGCAAGCTGCTTCTAATAGAGGAACCTGAAGCCCATCTCCACGCCCAACGGCAGCTCCGCGCCATGAAGTTTCTGCAGGAGGAAGCTAAACAAAAGGGCATTCAGGTGCTTGTGACTACACACAGCCCCAACTTAGCCTCGGCACTCGATCTGAACAACATCGTAATGCTGAGCAGTCGGCGGGCATTCCCCATGTCCGAAAAGTTCACGGAACTGGCACCTTCCGATTATCGCTTTTTGCAACGCTTTCTTGACGTGACCAAGGCAAACCTGTTTTTTGCACGTGGCGTGATGATTGTCGAGGGAGATGCGGAGAACATTCTCCTGCCCACCTTGGCGCGCCTTATCGGCCGCGACTTTACAGAGCACGGAGTTTCAATCGTCAATGTCGGCGGCGTAGGGCTTCGGCGATATGCCCGAATATTCCAGCGCAAGGGTGTGACCGATCAGACGCATTACCTAAATGTTCCCGTTGCATGTGTCACCGACATGGATGTAATGCCCGACTGCGCTGGCAACATCACGAATAAAGCAGTTCCGACGAAGGGTTCGCTTGGCGCCAGCGGGCTGGACGCAAGGCGGGCGACCTTGCGCGAAAAGGCATCCGGTCAATGCGTCCAAACCTTCGTTGCTGACCAATGGACATTGGAATATGACCTTGCATTCTCCGGCCTTGCCAAGGACGTGTTTCTGGCTGCACGGCTCTCCAAGAGGGATGAGGCTCTCGACGACGCGAAACTAACGGCAGAATCCGAGGCTGGGGAAGAGGCGTTTGCAGCCCTGGAAAATGAGGCCAAGACACTCGTTAATGGCAATAAGGCCGAAGGATGCACATATGAGGAGGTCGTCGCATCAATGGTGTATGCGGCGTTTTCCAAGGGCACCAAGGCGTCGAAAGCGATTGCTGCTCAGCACTTGGCCCGGAAGCTTGAGGATGCCGTAGAAAAAGGCGTGATGACAAGAGCAGACTTGCGGAGCAAACTCCCCCAGTATCTGGTTGAAGCCATCGAATACGTCACTCCGATACCAGCAGCGGAGACACCTCCCGATGCCACAGGGACAACGTAG
- a CDS encoding DUF2130 domain-containing protein: MTEPTIICPSCKSEIKLTESLAAPLIESTRRQYEQQIEQKDTDIRKREAAVKLQQAEIAKAKENIDDQVAAKLKTERATIAAEEARKAKLALSTDLDQKARELADLQDVIKQKDAKLTEAQKAQADLIRKQRELDDAKREMDLTIEKRVQESLGATREQAKKEAEESLKLKVAEKEQTIASMQKQIEDLKRRAEQGSQQLQGEVQELELEAMLREKFPHDSIEPVAKGEYGGDALQRVIGPMGQPCGAILWESKRTRNWTDGWLAKLREDQRAAKAELAVIVSQALPKDVDAFDHVDGVWVTSHRCAMPVAVALRQSLIELAAARKAGEGQQTKMELVYQYLTGPRFRHRVQAIVEKFSDMHEDLEKERKTMTRLWAKREEQIRGVIESTAGMYGDLQGIAGKTLQEIEGLDVKLLESDAPSQS, translated from the coding sequence ATGACCGAACCGACGATAATTTGCCCAAGCTGCAAGTCCGAGATCAAGCTGACGGAGTCGCTGGCGGCGCCGCTGATCGAATCGACGCGCCGGCAGTACGAGCAGCAGATTGAGCAGAAAGACACCGACATCCGCAAGCGCGAAGCCGCCGTCAAGTTGCAGCAAGCGGAGATCGCCAAGGCTAAAGAGAATATCGACGACCAGGTCGCCGCCAAGCTGAAGACCGAGCGGGCAACCATCGCCGCCGAGGAAGCCAGGAAAGCCAAGCTGGCGCTTTCGACGGACCTGGACCAGAAGGCGAGGGAACTCGCCGACTTGCAGGACGTCATTAAGCAGAAGGACGCCAAGCTCACCGAGGCGCAGAAGGCGCAGGCCGATTTGATCCGCAAGCAGCGTGAACTTGACGACGCCAAGCGCGAAATGGACCTCACCATCGAAAAGCGCGTACAGGAGTCGCTCGGCGCAACCCGCGAGCAGGCCAAAAAGGAAGCCGAGGAATCCCTCAAGCTGAAAGTCGCGGAGAAAGAGCAGACCATCGCGTCGATGCAGAAACAGATCGAGGACTTGAAGCGCAGGGCGGAGCAGGGGTCGCAACAGCTACAGGGCGAGGTGCAGGAACTCGAACTGGAAGCGATGCTCCGCGAGAAGTTTCCACACGACTCCATCGAGCCGGTCGCCAAGGGCGAGTACGGCGGCGACGCACTCCAGCGCGTCATCGGCCCGATGGGTCAGCCGTGCGGCGCAATCCTGTGGGAATCGAAACGCACCAGGAACTGGACCGACGGCTGGCTCGCCAAGTTGCGCGAGGACCAGCGTGCCGCCAAGGCCGAACTGGCCGTCATCGTCAGCCAGGCGTTACCGAAGGACGTGGATGCGTTTGATCATGTTGACGGGGTATGGGTCACGTCGCACCGTTGCGCCATGCCGGTCGCCGTCGCGCTACGTCAATCACTCATCGAACTCGCCGCCGCCCGCAAGGCCGGCGAGGGACAGCAAACCAAGATGGAACTGGTTTACCAGTACCTTACAGGCCCGCGCTTCCGCCACCGCGTGCAGGCCATTGTTGAGAAGTTCAGCGACATGCACGAGGACCTGGAAAAGGAGCGCAAGACCATGACGCGCCTGTGGGCCAAGCGCGAAGAACAGATACGCGGCGTCATCGAATCCACCGCCGGCATGTACGGCGACCTCCAGGGAATCGCCGGGAAGACGTTGCAAGAGATTGAGGGCCTAGATGTGAAGCTACTTGAGAGCGACGCGCCGAGTCAATCCTAG